Proteins found in one Phocoena sinus isolate mPhoSin1 chromosome 19, mPhoSin1.pri, whole genome shotgun sequence genomic segment:
- the GABARAPL2 gene encoding gamma-aminobutyric acid receptor-associated protein-like 2 isoform X2 — MKWMFKEDHSLEHRCVESAKIRAKYPDRVPVIVEKVSGSQIVDIDKRKYLVPSDITVAQFMWIIRKRIQLPSEKAIFLFVDKTVPQSSLTMGQLYEKEKDEDGFLYVAYSGENTFGF, encoded by the exons atgAAGTGGATGTTCAAGGAGGACCACTCGCTGG AACACAGATGCGTGGAATCTGCGAAGATCCGAGCGAAATATCCCGACCGGGTTCCG GTGATTGTGGAAAAAGTCTCAGGCTCTCAGATTGTTGACATTGACAAACGGAAGTATCTGGTTCCATCTGACATCACTGTGGCTCAGTTCATGTGGATCATCAGGAAAAGGATCCAGCTTCCTTCTGAAAAGGCAATATTCCTGTTTGTGGATAAGACAGTCCCACAGTCCAG ccTAACTATGGGACAGCTTTACgagaaggaaaaagatgaagATGGATTCTTGTATGTGGcctacagtggagaaaacacttTTGGCTTCTGA
- the GABARAPL2 gene encoding gamma-aminobutyric acid receptor-associated protein-like 2 isoform X1, with amino-acid sequence MKWMFKEDHSLGHGGEEGRGLGTRPAGQARQSARCVSPIEHRCVESAKIRAKYPDRVPVIVEKVSGSQIVDIDKRKYLVPSDITVAQFMWIIRKRIQLPSEKAIFLFVDKTVPQSSLTMGQLYEKEKDEDGFLYVAYSGENTFGF; translated from the exons atgAAGTGGATGTTCAAGGAGGACCACTCGCTGG GTCACGGTGGGGAGGAGGGCCGGGGGCTCGGGACCCGGCCGGCCGGTCAGGCGCGACAGTCAGCCCGGTGCGTTTCTCCCATAGAACACAGATGCGTGGAATCTGCGAAGATCCGAGCGAAATATCCCGACCGGGTTCCG GTGATTGTGGAAAAAGTCTCAGGCTCTCAGATTGTTGACATTGACAAACGGAAGTATCTGGTTCCATCTGACATCACTGTGGCTCAGTTCATGTGGATCATCAGGAAAAGGATCCAGCTTCCTTCTGAAAAGGCAATATTCCTGTTTGTGGATAAGACAGTCCCACAGTCCAG ccTAACTATGGGACAGCTTTACgagaaggaaaaagatgaagATGGATTCTTGTATGTGGcctacagtggagaaaacacttTTGGCTTCTGA